From Burkholderia sp. WP9, a single genomic window includes:
- a CDS encoding PhnD/SsuA/transferrin family substrate-binding protein — protein sequence MTWIAALPMYNVTPALDFEWREWLADVLRMVKPACRIVEPDEELHGFWRRPNLLISQTCGYPFMHGLQDQVQLIATPRFDAPGCEGAHYSSVLVTRADAPFDTLAACRGARAAYNQDDSNSGMNVFRHTVAPLARAGLFFSAVLRTGSHLGSLRAVAENHADVAAIDCVTFAFVCDEIPELARQVRRIGTTAPSPGLPLIASDTVPTATVEALREALNEVLVIQPERAKRLRLQGFSVLPRSDYDRIEQLESEARAVGYTRLA from the coding sequence ATGACCTGGATCGCCGCCCTGCCAATGTATAACGTCACACCCGCGCTCGACTTCGAGTGGCGCGAGTGGCTCGCCGACGTGCTGCGCATGGTCAAGCCGGCGTGCCGCATCGTCGAACCGGACGAAGAATTGCACGGCTTCTGGCGGCGCCCCAATCTGCTGATCTCGCAAACCTGCGGCTATCCGTTCATGCATGGCTTGCAGGACCAGGTACAACTGATCGCGACGCCCCGCTTTGACGCGCCGGGCTGCGAGGGCGCGCATTATTCAAGCGTGCTGGTGACGCGCGCGGATGCGCCGTTCGATACATTAGCGGCGTGTCGCGGCGCGCGTGCGGCGTACAACCAGGACGATTCGAATAGCGGCATGAACGTGTTTCGCCACACCGTGGCGCCGCTCGCGCGCGCTGGTCTATTTTTCAGCGCGGTATTGCGAACCGGCTCGCATCTCGGCTCGTTGCGCGCGGTGGCCGAAAATCACGCGGATGTCGCGGCGATCGATTGCGTGACCTTCGCTTTCGTCTGCGACGAAATACCGGAACTGGCCCGTCAGGTGCGCCGGATCGGCACGACAGCGCCCTCGCCGGGCCTGCCTTTGATCGCTTCCGACACGGTACCCACGGCCACCGTGGAAGCACTGCGCGAAGCATTGAACGAGGTACTCGTGATCCAGCCCGAGCGTGCGAAACGCCTGCGTTTGCAGGGGTTTTCCGTGTTGCCGCGCTCGGATTACGACCGCATCGAGCAGCTTGAAAGCGAGGCGCGCGCCGTCGGCTATACGCGCCTCGCCTGA
- a CDS encoding SDR family oxidoreductase: MKGRIALVTGSSHGLGLSMADALAAAGCRVVLHGVETAEQVEPARAAFEHKHGYRADYLQVDLGDARAVERMMFETIERVGAIDVLINNAVVRHFAPIEAFPVDRWDQALSVNLSAAFHAIRLALPGMRERGWGRIFNMTSVYGMRGTVNRVDYVTTKSALLGLTRAVAAETMGQGVTCNAVCPGAVHTPTSENRIQALMEVEGLDRAMAIERFLAGKQPTGHFVQASHVADLVVFLCSDAAAEMTGAMLPVDGGWLAT; the protein is encoded by the coding sequence ATGAAGGGGAGAATTGCACTCGTCACCGGCTCGTCGCACGGGCTGGGTTTGTCGATGGCCGATGCGCTTGCAGCCGCCGGCTGCCGGGTCGTGCTGCATGGTGTCGAAACGGCCGAGCAGGTCGAACCGGCGCGTGCGGCCTTCGAGCACAAGCATGGTTATCGCGCGGACTATCTGCAGGTGGACCTCGGCGATGCACGCGCGGTCGAGCGGATGATGTTCGAAACGATCGAACGGGTCGGTGCGATCGACGTGCTGATCAACAATGCCGTGGTGCGCCATTTCGCGCCGATCGAAGCGTTTCCCGTAGACAGATGGGACCAGGCGCTGTCAGTCAACCTGAGCGCGGCATTCCATGCGATCCGTCTGGCGCTGCCGGGCATGCGTGAACGCGGCTGGGGCCGCATTTTCAACATGACTTCGGTGTATGGCATGCGCGGCACGGTGAATCGCGTCGATTACGTGACGACCAAGTCCGCGCTCCTCGGTCTGACGCGCGCGGTGGCCGCCGAAACGATGGGGCAGGGCGTCACTTGCAATGCGGTCTGTCCGGGCGCCGTGCATACGCCCACTAGCGAGAACCGCATCCAGGCGCTGATGGAAGTCGAGGGGCTGGACCGCGCAATGGCAATCGAGCGTTTTCTGGCAGGCAAACAGCCGACCGGCCATTTTGTCCAGGCGTCGCATGTCGCGGATCTGGTGGTGTTCCTGTGCAGCGACGCGGCGGCGGAGATGACGGGCGCGATGCTGCCCGTCGACGGTGGTTGGCTGGCGACGTAA
- a CDS encoding NAD(P)-dependent oxidoreductase has translation MRTVMSSSDEGNNTIGFVGVGVMGRPMARRLIEAGHTLVVFDRDEQAVAELTALGARAAKSVKELADTARIVFTSLPTPAIFRQVALGEGGLIEGGALKILVDLSTVGSRMEKEVADGLLAKGIDTVDAPVSGGAAGAKKGTLAIMMAGKPAALDQVRGLFEVLGKVFVVGDQPGQGQLLKLLNNMLSSTAFAITSEAFVAGVRGGLDPEVMMSVINSGSGKNGATMDKFPKHVLPGSFDFGFPVGSVCKDIGLAVDECQALGVPMWVGSVARQVWNYAAMQDGSKRDMTELVKYVERWSSGEGLKD, from the coding sequence ATGAGGACAGTCATGTCGAGCAGTGATGAAGGCAACAACACGATCGGGTTTGTCGGTGTAGGCGTGATGGGGCGGCCGATGGCGCGCCGTCTCATCGAGGCGGGTCATACGCTCGTCGTGTTCGATCGCGACGAGCAGGCGGTCGCGGAATTGACGGCGCTCGGCGCGCGCGCGGCGAAATCCGTGAAAGAGCTGGCCGACACCGCGCGCATCGTATTTACGAGTCTGCCTACGCCGGCAATCTTCAGGCAGGTCGCGCTCGGCGAAGGCGGACTGATCGAGGGCGGCGCGCTGAAGATTCTCGTCGATCTGTCCACGGTCGGATCGCGCATGGAAAAGGAAGTGGCCGACGGTCTGCTCGCGAAGGGTATCGACACCGTCGATGCACCGGTGAGCGGCGGCGCCGCCGGAGCGAAGAAGGGCACGCTCGCGATCATGATGGCCGGCAAACCGGCCGCGCTCGACCAGGTGCGCGGCCTTTTCGAGGTGCTCGGCAAGGTGTTCGTGGTCGGCGATCAGCCGGGCCAGGGGCAGTTGCTCAAGCTGCTGAACAACATGCTGTCGTCCACGGCATTTGCGATTACGTCGGAAGCGTTTGTCGCCGGCGTGCGTGGCGGCCTCGATCCGGAAGTGATGATGTCGGTGATCAATTCGGGCAGCGGCAAGAACGGCGCGACGATGGACAAATTCCCGAAGCATGTGCTGCCGGGCAGCTTCGATTTCGGCTTTCCGGTTGGCAGCGTGTGCAAGGACATCGGCCTCGCGGTCGACGAATGTCAGGCGCTCGGCGTGCCGATGTGGGTCGGCAGCGTCGCGCGTCAGGTGTGGAATTACGCGGCGATGCAGGACGGCTCGAAACGCGACATGACCGAACTCGTCAAGTACGTCGAACGCTGGTCGTCGGGTGAAGGACTGAAAGACTGA
- a CDS encoding EAL domain-containing protein gives MKRNLFFRFLARLRVGRKLLLIYLLDLSAVLYISGILIHEKYIAIDFSDKELVGNAYVAAVHDALIDFALAGAGQPRTAAQLQRTADGLADAERRYGANMQSAELNARVLAALTASAAPHAGAATVDVGLEATRELVTRVGNQSNLILDPDLDSYYSMSLSILRYPELLGDVNRMGRHLHDAGARLHAARMSHDEMRTRYLVLEGQLDAVLQGLRSDYAEAAATNGTLTTTIGPPLTRMLAAIDAYRRVAGAAVDAGSDDATLAALDAAQQRVVMSVSDAWSATGNQLERLLHERVRGLFERMWLHLGTALFLLCAILSMVYFVAQQISRPLRQLARVMDTVRRTGDHSLRARWHSQDEIGQLVRGFNDMLAQLDRERDVQKELAATARASAAQYALVEATPVPMVVTSIPGHEVLHANKPALYWLNGCTVDPWAVGLDSEVRARFFQQLSDREAVDEFEVHWKAAKESTWAMLSARRLDFQGRDAVLTAFTPINQIKLMEQRLELWGKVFEASSEAILILDAQRRLVTANASFYRATGYRADDVTGKEPAFLFASQEHDDILPAVIDSVDRLSAWHGEAHVRRRAGSDYPAWLMVSAVRDRRANLSHYICTLIDITDRKKSEARIQFLAEHDVLTELPNRELFVKRLGVVLGNARRTGQRVAVLFIDLDRFKNINDSLGHHIGDSLLRSVSRRLLQAVRSNDTVSRLGGDEFTVILNGVSNAADVTRTIEDRLLPLVRQPHEVGGVTLQVSCSVGVALFPEDGEDIETLMQNADAAMYQAKGAGRNLVKFFAPDIAERTRYRLTLEACLRTAIAMHEFRLEYQPCVDAHTGELLAVEGLLRWNSPQIGIVSPAQFIPVAEDTRLIIPIGAWVIDEACRQIAEWDAQGLMPLRVSINLSAIQLRDSDLIGTLADSLARHGVEPSRLELEITETVLMDNAENYLAMINAIRALGVKLALDDFGIGYSSLSYLNRFPLDRLKIDRAFVLDMLDARADLAIVRTIIELGHELGLRVVAEGVESEHQARILRTIGCDELQGFLFSKSLSPADLWSWTHARMVA, from the coding sequence ATGAAACGCAATCTGTTCTTCCGGTTTCTCGCGCGCCTTCGCGTCGGCCGCAAGCTGCTGCTGATCTATCTGCTCGACCTGAGCGCGGTGCTGTACATCAGCGGCATTCTGATCCACGAGAAATACATCGCGATCGACTTCTCCGACAAGGAGCTGGTCGGCAACGCCTACGTCGCGGCCGTACACGACGCGCTCATCGACTTCGCGCTCGCGGGGGCCGGGCAGCCGCGAACGGCGGCCCAGTTGCAACGCACGGCGGACGGGCTCGCCGACGCGGAGCGCCGCTATGGCGCGAACATGCAAAGCGCGGAACTCAATGCGCGTGTGCTCGCGGCGCTGACGGCCAGCGCCGCGCCGCATGCGGGCGCCGCGACAGTGGACGTCGGCCTCGAAGCGACACGCGAGCTGGTCACACGCGTCGGCAACCAGTCGAACCTGATTCTGGACCCGGACCTCGACAGCTACTACTCGATGTCGCTGTCCATCCTGCGCTATCCGGAGCTGCTCGGCGACGTCAACCGGATGGGCCGGCACCTGCACGACGCCGGCGCGCGTCTTCACGCTGCACGGATGAGCCACGACGAGATGCGGACCCGCTACCTCGTACTGGAAGGCCAGCTCGATGCGGTATTGCAGGGACTGCGTTCCGACTATGCGGAGGCCGCGGCCACGAACGGCACGCTGACCACGACGATCGGCCCGCCCCTCACGCGCATGCTCGCCGCGATCGACGCGTATCGGCGTGTGGCCGGCGCCGCCGTCGATGCCGGCTCGGATGACGCCACCCTCGCCGCGCTCGATGCCGCCCAGCAGCGCGTGGTGATGAGCGTGAGCGACGCGTGGAGCGCGACCGGCAACCAGCTCGAACGACTGCTGCACGAGCGCGTGCGCGGCCTCTTTGAGCGCATGTGGCTGCATCTCGGCACAGCGCTATTTCTGCTGTGCGCGATCCTGAGCATGGTGTATTTCGTCGCCCAGCAGATTTCGCGGCCACTGCGCCAGCTCGCGCGCGTGATGGACACGGTGCGGCGCACGGGCGACCATTCGCTGCGCGCCCGCTGGCATAGTCAGGACGAAATCGGCCAGCTGGTGCGCGGTTTCAACGACATGCTCGCGCAACTCGATCGCGAGCGCGACGTGCAGAAGGAACTCGCCGCGACCGCACGCGCGTCGGCCGCCCAGTACGCGCTCGTCGAGGCGACCCCGGTGCCGATGGTCGTCACGTCGATCCCGGGGCACGAGGTGTTGCACGCTAACAAGCCCGCGCTTTACTGGCTGAACGGCTGTACGGTCGACCCGTGGGCCGTCGGCCTCGACTCGGAGGTGCGCGCGCGTTTTTTCCAGCAGCTCTCCGACCGCGAGGCGGTCGACGAATTCGAGGTGCACTGGAAAGCCGCCAAAGAGTCCACATGGGCCATGCTGTCGGCGCGGCGCCTCGACTTCCAGGGGCGCGACGCCGTGCTGACCGCCTTCACGCCGATCAACCAGATCAAACTGATGGAGCAGCGCCTGGAATTGTGGGGCAAGGTGTTCGAGGCGTCCTCGGAAGCGATCCTTATTCTCGATGCGCAACGGCGGCTCGTGACCGCCAACGCGTCGTTCTATCGAGCAACGGGATATCGCGCCGACGACGTGACAGGCAAGGAGCCCGCGTTTCTCTTCGCCTCGCAGGAACATGACGACATTCTCCCGGCCGTGATCGATTCCGTCGACCGCCTGAGCGCATGGCACGGTGAAGCACATGTGCGCCGGCGCGCGGGCAGTGACTATCCGGCGTGGCTGATGGTGAGCGCGGTGCGCGACCGGCGCGCGAACCTGTCGCACTACATCTGCACGCTGATCGATATCACCGACCGCAAGAAGAGCGAGGCGCGCATCCAGTTCCTCGCTGAGCACGACGTGCTGACGGAGCTGCCGAACCGCGAGCTGTTCGTGAAACGCCTCGGCGTGGTGCTCGGCAACGCGCGGCGCACCGGGCAGCGCGTCGCGGTGTTGTTCATCGATCTCGACCGCTTCAAGAACATTAACGATTCACTGGGTCATCACATTGGCGACAGTCTGCTGCGCTCGGTCTCGCGACGCCTGTTGCAAGCCGTGCGCAGCAACGACACAGTGAGCCGGCTCGGCGGCGATGAGTTCACGGTGATCCTGAACGGCGTCAGCAACGCGGCGGACGTGACGCGTACGATCGAGGATCGTCTGCTGCCGCTCGTGCGCCAGCCGCACGAGGTCGGCGGCGTTACGCTGCAGGTGTCGTGCAGTGTCGGCGTGGCGCTGTTCCCCGAGGACGGCGAGGACATCGAGACGCTGATGCAGAACGCCGACGCCGCGATGTACCAGGCGAAGGGTGCGGGGCGCAATCTCGTGAAGTTCTTCGCGCCCGACATCGCCGAACGCACCCGCTACCGGCTGACGCTCGAAGCCTGCCTGCGCACCGCCATTGCGATGCACGAGTTCCGGCTCGAGTACCAGCCGTGCGTCGATGCGCACACGGGCGAACTGCTAGCAGTCGAAGGGCTGCTGCGTTGGAACAGCCCGCAAATCGGCATCGTGTCGCCCGCGCAATTCATTCCGGTCGCGGAAGACACGCGGCTCATCATTCCGATCGGCGCGTGGGTGATCGACGAAGCCTGCCGGCAGATCGCCGAGTGGGACGCGCAAGGCCTGATGCCGCTACGCGTGTCGATCAACCTGTCGGCCATCCAGTTGCGCGATTCGGACCTGATCGGCACGCTCGCGGACAGTCTCGCGCGGCATGGCGTCGAGCCGTCGCGGCTAGAACTCGAGATCACCGAGACCGTGTTGATGGACAACGCGGAAAACTATCTCGCCATGATCAACGCGATCCGCGCGCTCGGAGTCAAACTCGCGCTCGACGATTTCGGCATCGGCTATTCGAGCCTCAGCTATCTGAACCGCTTTCCGCTTGATCGGCTCAAGATCGATCGCGCGTTCGTGCTCGACATGCTCGATGCCCGCGCGGACCTCGCCATCGTCCGCACGATCATCGAACTCGGCCATGAATTGGGTCTGCGGGTGGTCGCCGAGGGTGTCGAGAGCGAGCATCAGGCGCGCATTCTTCGTACGATCGGTTGTGACGAACTGCAGGGCTTTCTGTTTTCGAAGTCGTTGTCGCCGGCCGATTTGTGGTCCTGGACCCATGCGCGCATGGTGGCGTGA
- a CDS encoding MmgE/PrpD family protein translates to MAAQSDSSSSQTITNSDADRVTQRVAQWVADTTWQDVPPAVRHEAKRSLVNYVAVALAGCSDPTLEKAVRTYQRFSAGQGSSVIGRGERFDMLNAAALNAMSANVFDFDDTHIPTIIHPTAPVAAALFAFAESLAEIVPDARPLTGEALLLAFVVGVEVECRIGNAVSPEHYRRGWHITSTCGVFGSAAAIAKAQGLSVQQIGWALGNASAQAGGLVETLGTMSKSISVGNAARNGLLSALLAADDFSGPDAPLEGTRGFLRVSATKPDVEALTRELGHEWALLSNTYKPYPCGVVLNPVIDACLDLRRDARWSVDDVERVELTGHPLLRERTDRPNVRTGRESQVSAQHAVAVALATGKASLTEFDDSAVANPSLRAFGARLRFIDDASWPVESAQVAVVLRSGETVSRRIHAARGSLAAPLADVELAAKLRDLSAHGGSGVAPQPLIDALWRFDREPDAASLMRLARAA, encoded by the coding sequence ATGGCAGCGCAGTCAGACAGCAGTTCAAGCCAGACCATCACGAACAGCGACGCCGATCGCGTGACGCAGCGCGTCGCGCAATGGGTGGCGGACACGACGTGGCAAGACGTGCCGCCCGCCGTGCGCCACGAAGCGAAGCGCTCGCTCGTCAACTATGTGGCCGTCGCGCTGGCGGGCTGCTCCGACCCGACACTCGAAAAGGCGGTACGCACGTATCAGCGTTTTAGCGCCGGGCAGGGTTCGAGCGTGATCGGCCGCGGGGAGCGCTTCGACATGCTGAACGCCGCGGCGCTCAATGCCATGAGCGCGAACGTATTCGATTTCGACGACACGCACATCCCGACGATCATCCATCCAACCGCACCGGTCGCCGCCGCGCTATTCGCGTTCGCCGAGTCGCTCGCGGAGATCGTTCCCGACGCCCGTCCGCTGACTGGCGAAGCGCTGCTGCTCGCGTTCGTCGTCGGCGTGGAAGTGGAATGCCGGATCGGCAATGCGGTTTCACCCGAGCACTATCGGCGCGGCTGGCATATCACGTCGACCTGCGGCGTGTTCGGCTCGGCGGCGGCGATTGCCAAAGCACAAGGCCTGAGTGTGCAACAGATCGGCTGGGCACTCGGCAACGCGTCGGCGCAGGCGGGCGGTCTCGTCGAGACGCTCGGCACGATGTCGAAGAGCATCAGTGTCGGCAATGCGGCGCGCAACGGCCTGCTGTCCGCGCTGCTCGCCGCCGACGACTTCTCCGGTCCCGACGCTCCGCTCGAAGGCACGCGCGGTTTCCTGCGCGTGAGCGCAACGAAGCCGGATGTCGAGGCGTTGACGCGTGAGCTCGGCCACGAATGGGCACTGCTGTCGAACACCTATAAACCGTACCCGTGCGGCGTGGTGCTGAACCCTGTGATCGATGCGTGTCTCGATCTGCGCCGCGATGCGCGCTGGAGCGTGGACGACGTCGAGCGTGTCGAGCTGACCGGACATCCGTTGCTGCGCGAGCGCACCGACAGGCCGAACGTGCGCACCGGGCGGGAATCACAGGTCAGTGCCCAGCATGCGGTAGCGGTCGCGCTGGCCACGGGCAAAGCGAGCCTCACGGAGTTCGACGACAGCGCGGTGGCCAACCCGTCGCTGCGTGCGTTCGGCGCGCGTCTGCGCTTTATCGACGATGCATCGTGGCCGGTGGAATCCGCCCAGGTGGCCGTCGTGCTGCGCTCGGGCGAAACGGTGTCACGGCGTATTCACGCGGCGCGTGGCAGTCTCGCGGCACCGCTCGCCGATGTCGAACTCGCGGCGAAACTGCGCGATCTGAGCGCCCACGGCGGCTCGGGCGTGGCGCCGCAACCGCTGATCGACGCGCTGTGGCGTTTCGACCGCGAACCGGATGCCGCGTCGCTAATGCGACTCGCGCGCGCGGCCTGA
- a CDS encoding LacI family DNA-binding transcriptional regulator, which translates to MKKRVAAVDDGKIGLAGGPAAEVKTTSRAARKTGGSVGKTRPGGQAVRMIDVAKAANVSLMTVSRALNEPERLSKETRKLVLDTVRRVGYVPNHIASNLASARSNVVGQIVPSIQNSLYSHSIKGCADVLRAAGKQLLLADSGYSLEEEEALIDAFIAQRVSGLVLHDTVHTPRAIQLIRAAGIPIVETGDLVRTPLDMAVSYSNFNAAKEMTLYLAGRGYKSIGFVCLATKNNMRARERLKGYHAALAALGRERNPALVREVEGGLTSGAHAMVDMMQRAPEVDAIFFAGDVLAVGALFEAQRRNWKVPERIAIAGFDDLDILRHTVPRLTCLNLPRLEIGRRSAEALLQRMRDEPVVPARLDLGFEIIQREST; encoded by the coding sequence GTGAAAAAGCGTGTGGCGGCCGTCGATGACGGGAAGATCGGGTTGGCAGGCGGGCCGGCAGCGGAAGTGAAAACCACGTCGAGAGCTGCGCGGAAGACGGGCGGGAGCGTGGGCAAGACGCGCCCGGGTGGACAGGCGGTGCGCATGATCGACGTTGCGAAGGCGGCGAACGTGTCCCTGATGACAGTGTCGCGCGCGCTCAACGAACCTGAACGGCTCTCCAAGGAGACCCGCAAGCTGGTGCTCGATACGGTGCGCCGCGTGGGCTATGTTCCGAATCACATCGCGTCGAACCTCGCGTCGGCACGCTCCAACGTGGTCGGTCAGATCGTCCCGAGTATCCAGAACTCGTTGTATTCGCACAGTATCAAGGGCTGCGCCGACGTGCTGCGTGCCGCTGGCAAGCAGTTGTTGCTGGCCGACAGCGGCTACTCGCTCGAAGAAGAAGAGGCGCTGATCGATGCGTTCATCGCCCAGCGTGTGAGCGGCCTCGTGCTGCACGACACCGTGCATACGCCGCGCGCCATCCAGTTGATCCGCGCCGCCGGCATTCCCATTGTTGAAACGGGCGACCTGGTGCGCACGCCGCTCGACATGGCGGTCAGCTACTCGAATTTCAACGCAGCCAAGGAAATGACGCTGTATCTGGCAGGACGCGGCTACAAGTCGATCGGTTTCGTCTGCCTCGCCACCAAAAACAACATGCGTGCCCGCGAGCGACTGAAGGGCTATCACGCGGCGCTCGCCGCGCTCGGTCGCGAGCGCAACCCCGCCCTGGTGCGCGAAGTGGAGGGCGGTTTGACCTCCGGCGCACATGCGATGGTGGACATGATGCAGCGCGCGCCGGAAGTAGACGCGATCTTCTTCGCTGGCGACGTGCTCGCCGTCGGCGCGCTTTTCGAAGCGCAGCGGCGTAACTGGAAAGTGCCGGAACGCATTGCGATTGCCGGCTTTGACGATCTCGACATCCTGCGCCACACGGTGCCGCGCCTGACGTGCCTGAACCTGCCGCGCCTCGAGATCGGCCGACGCAGCGCCGAAGCGCTGCTGCAAAGAATGCGCGACGAGCCGGTCGTGCCGGCGCGACTCGACCTCGGGTTCGAAATCATCCAGCGCGAAAGCACCTGA
- a CDS encoding MFS transporter, whose protein sequence is MQNEATIGYRLDSLPLSGYHWRLLGLIAAGMYFDSFDIYIAGTVLAAMIHSGESTLKLNAIFVSVTFVGMMSGAWLSGLLGDRFGRRFCYQFNLGIYGFASIAAALAPSMYWLIFFRLVMGVGMGAEIVVGYGTLSEFIPAAWRGRFGTILNLIINTSLFLSTFLGWLIVPHYGWRWMFAIAGCGALFVWFLRKSMPESPRWLASRNRAEEADQVVSTIEKACGVDSATAIAAAAQQPRRAAPGNGRLADLFSRRLLTRTVTGITVLVALFIVNYAFVSWIPTFLVKQGHSVSNSLGLTSVMFAGGPVGSLIAFALAERVGRKWGIVLFSLICAAFGAAYPFAQSEVAITALGFAITCCIYVLSSFSVATYVPELFPTELRLRGSGVSNTAGRAVSITVPYVVAWAFTGFGIAGVLTLIVGTLLVQALIVGVLGAETRKRSLESIAAEVSDTIDASGQTVSTRAASATEP, encoded by the coding sequence ATGCAGAACGAAGCAACGATTGGATACCGGCTGGACAGCCTGCCGCTGTCCGGTTATCACTGGCGGTTGCTCGGGCTGATTGCCGCGGGCATGTACTTCGATTCGTTCGATATCTACATCGCCGGCACGGTGCTTGCCGCGATGATCCATAGTGGCGAATCCACGCTGAAACTCAATGCGATATTCGTGTCCGTCACGTTCGTCGGCATGATGTCGGGCGCCTGGCTCTCCGGCCTGCTCGGCGACCGGTTCGGGCGGCGCTTCTGCTACCAGTTCAACCTCGGTATTTACGGCTTCGCGTCGATCGCCGCGGCCCTCGCGCCGTCCATGTACTGGCTGATCTTCTTCCGTCTCGTGATGGGAGTCGGTATGGGCGCGGAAATCGTGGTCGGCTACGGCACGTTGAGCGAGTTCATTCCGGCCGCGTGGCGGGGCCGCTTCGGCACGATCCTCAATCTGATCATCAACACTTCGTTGTTCCTGTCGACCTTTCTCGGCTGGCTGATCGTGCCGCACTACGGCTGGCGCTGGATGTTCGCGATCGCGGGCTGCGGCGCGCTCTTCGTGTGGTTCCTGCGCAAGTCGATGCCGGAGTCGCCGCGCTGGCTCGCTTCGCGCAATCGCGCCGAAGAAGCGGATCAGGTCGTATCGACTATCGAAAAAGCGTGCGGGGTCGATTCCGCCACGGCGATCGCGGCAGCCGCCCAGCAACCGCGCCGCGCCGCGCCGGGTAACGGGCGTCTGGCCGATCTGTTCTCGCGGCGCCTCCTCACGCGCACCGTTACCGGCATCACCGTGCTGGTCGCGCTCTTCATCGTCAATTACGCGTTCGTCAGCTGGATTCCGACCTTCCTCGTCAAGCAGGGCCACAGCGTGTCGAATTCGCTCGGCCTGACGAGCGTGATGTTCGCCGGTGGTCCGGTCGGCTCGCTGATCGCCTTTGCGCTCGCCGAACGCGTCGGCCGCAAATGGGGCATTGTGTTGTTTTCGCTGATATGCGCGGCCTTCGGCGCGGCCTATCCGTTCGCGCAATCGGAAGTGGCGATCACCGCGCTTGGTTTTGCGATCACCTGCTGTATCTACGTGCTGTCGTCGTTCAGCGTCGCGACCTACGTGCCGGAACTGTTCCCGACCGAATTGCGGCTGCGCGGTTCGGGCGTGTCGAACACAGCAGGGCGCGCGGTCAGCATCACCGTGCCCTACGTCGTGGCTTGGGCTTTCACGGGTTTCGGCATTGCCGGTGTCCTGACGCTGATCGTCGGCACGCTGCTCGTGCAGGCGTTGATCGTCGGCGTGCTTGGTGCGGAGACCCGGAAGCGTTCGCTCGAATCGATCGCCGCCGAAGTCAGCGACACGATCGACGCGTCCGGCCAGACAGTCAGCACTCGCGCGGCTTCGGCCACGGAACCGTAA
- a CDS encoding DUF1488 family protein, with translation MSVYVDEGFRPCVTECATVAFRVCCDDRAQIFEVSAEALVTYCGAASKRKQDLLVAFEDAQLEILSVAAQKWAFRPSEPVRLGLDEFRMVRH, from the coding sequence ATGTCAGTCTATGTGGATGAAGGGTTCAGGCCCTGTGTGACGGAATGCGCGACGGTCGCGTTCCGGGTGTGCTGCGATGATCGCGCGCAGATCTTCGAGGTCAGCGCCGAAGCACTCGTGACCTATTGCGGCGCGGCGAGCAAGCGCAAGCAGGACCTGCTCGTCGCATTCGAGGACGCGCAGCTGGAAATCCTTTCGGTCGCCGCGCAGAAATGGGCGTTCAGACCGTCGGAGCCGGTGCGTCTCGGCCTCGACGAATTCCGAATGGTCAGACATTAA
- a CDS encoding N-acyl homoserine lactonase family protein: MTTAPENYKIYAIKYAHHDRPARDNFIGGDPHDVNMPLDYFVWAVVGESRTFLVDTGFDADVGAKRRRIITHSVEEGLGAIGIRPDTVEDVIVTHMHYDHAGNRSLFPKARYHLQDREMAYCTGRCMCHGALNHPFDPEDVKSMVGRVFDGRVAFHDGASNITAGLSVHRVGGHTDGLQVVRVHTERGWVVLASDASHLYANMEQNRPFPAVYNVGDMIEGYRRAYELADSAQHVVPGHDPAVLTRYPAQSKETEGWIVRLDAPPR; encoded by the coding sequence ATGACAACCGCACCTGAAAACTACAAGATTTACGCGATCAAGTACGCCCATCACGACCGTCCCGCCCGCGACAACTTCATTGGCGGCGACCCGCACGATGTGAACATGCCGCTCGATTATTTCGTGTGGGCGGTGGTCGGCGAAAGCCGCACTTTTCTCGTCGACACGGGTTTCGATGCCGACGTGGGCGCGAAGCGCCGCCGCATCATCACGCATTCTGTCGAAGAAGGGCTCGGCGCAATCGGCATCCGTCCCGACACGGTCGAAGACGTGATCGTCACGCATATGCACTATGACCACGCCGGCAACCGCTCGCTGTTTCCGAAGGCGCGCTACCACCTGCAGGATCGCGAAATGGCGTATTGCACGGGCCGCTGCATGTGTCATGGCGCACTGAACCACCCGTTCGATCCGGAAGACGTCAAATCCATGGTCGGCCGCGTTTTCGACGGCCGCGTGGCGTTTCATGACGGCGCGTCGAACATCACGGCGGGCTTGAGCGTGCATCGCGTCGGCGGCCATACCGACGGCTTGCAGGTGGTGCGTGTGCATACGGAGCGCGGCTGGGTGGTGCTCGCTTCCGACGCATCGCACCTGTACGCGAACATGGAACAGAACCGCCCGTTCCCGGCCGTCTACAACGTGGGTGACATGATCGAAGGCTACCGTCGCGCGTACGAACTGGCGGACTCCGCGCAACACGTCGTGCCCGGTCACGACCCTGCCGTGCTGACGCGTTATCCGGCACAGAGCAAGGAAACGGAAGGATGGATCGTGCGGCTCGACGCGCCACCACGGTGA